A single genomic interval of Mycobacteriales bacterium harbors:
- a CDS encoding FtsX-like permease family protein, translating into MLRATFRSLLARKLRLLLSATAIVLGVSFVSGSLVLTDTLGRVFDELFASVNAKTAVEVRGKEAFDAGNQGEAARQPVPVSVLDTIRAVDGVTAVVGDVSGYAQVVDADGEPYSTGGAPTFGLNYDADPLTSSFTLRSGEAPEGPGEVALDAATSEATGFEVGDTVSVILAQGRKELTVSGVFGFGENDNLAGTSIVALDQGVAEQLLGRPGEYDVVRAAAEDGVSREELRDRVAAVLPAGTEAVTGEQSADETAGDIKDALGFVNTFLLVFAGISLFVGGFLIFNTFTMLVAQRQRELALLRALGASRGQVIRSVLVEALVVGFVASVVGLGTGLLVAVGLQGLIRAVGGSLPQGDLVVQTSTVVACFVVGIVVTAVAALLPARRASAVPPVAAMRDAVAPEHSLRRGSTIGAGLLVLGVVAIGVGLQGELAVLGLGAVLAFLGVAGLSPLLSRPAARLLGAPLARGVPGRLGRLNAMRNPRRSASTAAALMIGLALVSAVSILGSSAKATVEKIVQGAVGADLVVQQKGRFDGFSAAVAATLKDLDEVETADVLRFDLVQIGEQVTFVTAVSDAALDRSLTLDEVDGDLSLAPGVLLLSESESEARGLSTGDTAPVTFARGAVRDYRVGGVYADNQLVGPYLLDATAGADFATDLDGVVLVNAADGVSAAELRTAVDTSLEAFPTVEAATGGEFADDVAGNIDVVLTIISVLLLLSILIAVLGIVNTLALSVLERTRELGLLRAVGLARPQMRRMVRVEAVVVSLFGTALGLVVGTALGIAVQRALADDGITELQVPVGRFALFALAAAVAGVVAAVLPARRAARLDVLQAIATT; encoded by the coding sequence GCCCGGCAACCCGTGCCCGTGTCCGTGCTCGACACGATCCGGGCGGTCGACGGCGTCACCGCGGTGGTCGGCGACGTGTCCGGCTACGCCCAGGTCGTCGACGCCGACGGCGAGCCCTACAGCACCGGGGGCGCACCCACCTTCGGGCTCAACTACGACGCCGACCCGTTGACGTCGTCGTTCACCCTGCGCTCCGGTGAGGCCCCAGAGGGCCCGGGTGAGGTCGCGCTCGACGCCGCGACCTCCGAGGCCACCGGCTTCGAGGTCGGCGACACCGTCAGCGTCATCCTGGCCCAGGGCCGCAAGGAGCTCACGGTCAGCGGCGTCTTCGGCTTCGGGGAGAACGACAACCTCGCCGGGACGAGCATCGTCGCGCTCGACCAGGGGGTCGCGGAGCAGCTGCTCGGACGACCGGGTGAGTACGACGTGGTGCGCGCCGCGGCCGAGGACGGCGTGTCTCGGGAGGAGCTGCGCGACCGGGTCGCCGCGGTACTGCCCGCGGGCACCGAGGCCGTCACGGGTGAGCAGAGCGCCGACGAGACCGCAGGTGACATCAAGGACGCGCTCGGCTTCGTCAACACCTTCCTGCTCGTCTTCGCCGGCATCTCGCTGTTCGTCGGCGGCTTCCTCATCTTCAACACCTTCACGATGCTCGTCGCGCAGCGCCAGCGCGAGCTCGCGCTCCTGCGGGCGCTCGGTGCCAGCCGCGGCCAGGTGATCCGCAGCGTCCTCGTGGAGGCGCTCGTCGTCGGCTTCGTCGCGTCGGTCGTGGGCCTCGGCACCGGACTGCTCGTCGCTGTCGGCCTGCAGGGCCTCATCCGGGCCGTCGGCGGCTCGCTGCCCCAGGGCGACCTGGTCGTGCAGACCTCCACCGTCGTCGCCTGCTTCGTGGTCGGCATCGTCGTGACCGCCGTGGCGGCACTGCTCCCCGCGCGTCGGGCCTCTGCCGTGCCGCCGGTCGCCGCGATGCGCGACGCGGTAGCCCCGGAGCACTCGCTGCGGCGCGGGTCGACGATCGGCGCGGGGCTGCTCGTGCTGGGGGTCGTGGCCATCGGGGTGGGCCTGCAGGGCGAGCTCGCCGTGCTCGGGCTCGGTGCCGTGCTGGCCTTCCTGGGGGTCGCCGGCCTGTCGCCGCTGCTGTCCCGGCCCGCCGCACGGCTCCTCGGCGCCCCGCTAGCCCGCGGTGTGCCCGGTCGCCTGGGCCGGCTCAACGCGATGCGCAACCCGCGCCGGTCGGCCTCGACCGCGGCCGCGCTGATGATCGGCCTCGCGCTGGTCAGCGCCGTGTCCATCCTCGGTTCGTCGGCCAAGGCGACCGTCGAGAAGATCGTCCAGGGCGCCGTCGGGGCAGACCTGGTGGTCCAGCAGAAGGGCAGGTTCGACGGCTTCTCGGCCGCTGTGGCTGCGACCCTGAAGGACCTTGACGAGGTCGAGACGGCCGACGTCCTGCGCTTCGACCTCGTCCAGATCGGCGAGCAGGTCACCTTCGTCACCGCGGTGTCGGACGCCGCGCTCGATCGGAGCCTGACGCTGGACGAGGTCGACGGCGACCTCAGCCTCGCGCCGGGCGTACTGCTGCTGTCGGAGTCCGAGTCGGAGGCCCGCGGGCTGTCGACGGGTGACACGGCGCCGGTGACCTTCGCCCGCGGTGCCGTGCGCGACTACCGGGTCGGAGGCGTCTACGCGGACAACCAGCTGGTCGGGCCCTACCTGCTCGACGCCACCGCCGGCGCGGACTTCGCCACCGACCTCGACGGCGTCGTGCTGGTCAACGCCGCGGACGGGGTGTCCGCCGCCGAGCTGCGCACCGCGGTGGACACCTCCCTCGAGGCGTTCCCGACGGTGGAGGCCGCCACCGGCGGCGAGTTCGCCGACGACGTTGCGGGCAACATCGACGTGGTCCTCACGATCATCAGCGTGCTGCTCCTGCTGTCGATCCTCATCGCGGTGCTCGGCATCGTGAACACCCTTGCGCTGTCGGTCCTGGAGCGGACCCGGGAGCTCGGCCTGCTGCGCGCCGTCGGCCTGGCCCGGCCGCAGATGCGCCGGATGGTCAGGGTCGAGGCGGTCGTCGTGTCGCTGTTCGGCACCGCGCTCGGACTCGTCGTGGGCACCGCCCTGGGGATCGCCGTGCAGCGCGCGCTCGCCGACGACGGCATCACCGAGCTGCAGGTGCCGGTCGGCCGCTTCGCGCTCTTCGCGCTCGCCGCCGCCGTCGCTGGGGTCGTCGCGGCGGTCCTCCCCGCACGTCGCGCCGCCCGGCTCGACGTGCTGCAGGCCATCGCCACGACGTGA
- a CDS encoding class II aldolase/adducin family protein, with protein MTTDTAAAHADELVTAAHLPDDVASLAVGPQLTMPLPVTYDTVEEERYHRKVRLAAAFRMFSKAGLDEGVAGHVTARDPEHTDSYWVNPFGMHFSMIKQSDLVRVDHAGNVVEGTRAVNGAAVAIHCAVHAARPDVIAAAHAHGPYGKTLSSLPMTVEPITQDACAFYDDIGIHEDYTGVVLDPEEGKKIGASLGAHKAVILRNHGMLTVGETVDSAAWWFLTLERTAQAQLMAYAAGTPRQIPHDAAEQTRGQVGFEFAGWFQFQPIWERISKDNPDIYD; from the coding sequence ATGACGACCGACACCGCTGCCGCTCACGCCGACGAGCTGGTCACCGCCGCGCACCTGCCCGACGACGTCGCCTCGCTGGCCGTCGGCCCGCAGCTGACGATGCCGCTGCCGGTCACCTACGACACCGTCGAGGAGGAGCGCTACCACCGCAAGGTCCGCCTCGCTGCGGCGTTCCGGATGTTCTCGAAGGCCGGGCTCGACGAGGGCGTCGCCGGTCACGTCACGGCGCGCGACCCCGAGCACACCGACTCCTACTGGGTGAACCCCTTCGGGATGCACTTCTCGATGATCAAGCAGTCCGACCTGGTGCGCGTCGACCACGCCGGCAACGTCGTCGAGGGCACCCGCGCGGTCAACGGCGCGGCCGTCGCCATCCACTGCGCGGTCCACGCCGCCCGCCCCGACGTCATCGCCGCGGCCCACGCCCACGGCCCCTACGGCAAGACGCTGTCGTCGCTGCCGATGACCGTCGAGCCCATCACCCAGGACGCCTGCGCCTTCTACGACGACATCGGCATCCACGAGGACTACACCGGCGTCGTGCTCGACCCCGAGGAGGGCAAGAAGATCGGCGCCTCCCTCGGTGCCCACAAGGCGGTCATCCTGCGCAACCACGGGATGCTCACGGTCGGCGAGACCGTCGACAGCGCCGCCTGGTGGTTCCTCACCCTCGAGCGCACCGCCCAGGCCCAGCTCATGGCCTACGCCGCCGGCACGCCCCGCCAGATCCCGCACGACGCCGCGGAGCAGACCCGCGGGCAGGTCGGCTTCGAGTTCGCCGGCTGGTTCCAGTTCCAGCCGATCTGGGAGCGCATCTCCAAGGACAACCCCGACATCTACGACTGA
- a CDS encoding HAD family phosphatase produces the protein MTARVTGPAAVLWDMDGLLVDSEPLWTVAEVELAARLGGEFTDELKAAIVGTRLEVAVPTILRWYDADDGPDTVAETSAWLLARMVELFEVDLPLLPGVAGLLASLRDAGVPLALVSSSYRVLVDAVLAHGIGPFDVTVAGDEVEQGKPHPEPYLTAAARLGVDPRDCVVMEDSPAGVAAGEAAGCAVVAVPSVPGVSFAPAPRRLVVPSLAAVTLDALHTLVAS, from the coding sequence GTGACTGCCCGGGTGACCGGACCGGCTGCGGTCCTGTGGGACATGGACGGCCTGCTCGTCGACAGCGAGCCGCTCTGGACGGTCGCGGAGGTCGAGCTCGCCGCGCGCCTCGGCGGGGAGTTCACCGACGAGCTCAAGGCCGCGATCGTCGGGACCCGCCTCGAGGTCGCGGTCCCGACGATCCTGCGCTGGTACGACGCTGACGACGGCCCCGACACCGTCGCCGAGACGTCGGCCTGGCTGCTCGCCCGCATGGTGGAGCTGTTCGAGGTCGACCTGCCGCTGCTGCCGGGGGTGGCCGGTCTGCTCGCGTCACTGCGCGACGCGGGCGTCCCGCTCGCGCTCGTCTCGTCGTCCTACCGGGTGCTCGTCGACGCCGTGCTGGCCCACGGGATCGGTCCCTTCGACGTGACCGTCGCGGGCGACGAGGTCGAGCAGGGCAAGCCGCACCCGGAGCCCTACCTGACGGCCGCGGCGCGGCTGGGGGTCGACCCGCGCGACTGCGTCGTCATGGAGGACTCGCCCGCCGGGGTGGCGGCCGGCGAGGCAGCCGGCTGCGCCGTCGTCGCCGTACCGTCGGTGCCCGGTGTGTCCTTCGCCCCCGCCCCGCGCCGCCTGGTGGTCCCCTCGTTGGCAGCCGTCACCCTCGACGCCCTCCACACCCTCGTTGCGTCATAA
- a CDS encoding homocysteine S-methyltransferase family protein, with the protein MSLRSERIEKLKQISRERVLILDGSWGVMFQKRKLDEADYRGERFQDHPGQLKGNNDILCLTRPDIVGDLHDQYYAAGADISETNTFSATTIAQADYELESAVRDINFEGARIARERADAWTAREPHKPRFVAGSVGPLNKMLSMSSDVNDPGARLVTFDEVYVAYREQMIALHDGGVDMFLIETITDTLNCKAAIKVILDMEDEGYEPLPIWISGTITDRSGRTLSGQTVEAFWNSVKHAKPFAIGLNCALGADLMRPHIAELSRVADTLVSAYPNAGLPNAFGEYDEEAHQTAHELHEWASRGLVNILGGCCGTTPDHIRHVAEAVKGVKPRQIPERPKAMRLAGLEPFELA; encoded by the coding sequence ATGAGCCTGCGCTCAGAACGTATTGAAAAGCTGAAACAAATTTCGCGTGAGCGCGTGTTGATTCTGGACGGCTCCTGGGGGGTGATGTTCCAGAAGCGCAAGCTGGATGAGGCCGACTATCGGGGCGAGCGGTTCCAGGACCATCCCGGCCAGCTGAAGGGCAACAACGACATCCTGTGCCTGACGCGGCCCGATATCGTCGGCGACCTGCACGATCAGTACTACGCCGCCGGCGCCGACATCAGCGAGACCAACACCTTCTCGGCGACCACGATCGCCCAGGCCGACTACGAGCTGGAGAGCGCGGTCCGCGACATCAACTTCGAGGGCGCGCGGATCGCCCGCGAGCGGGCCGACGCCTGGACCGCCAGGGAGCCGCACAAGCCGCGCTTCGTGGCCGGCTCGGTGGGGCCGCTGAACAAGATGCTGTCGATGTCCTCGGACGTAAACGATCCGGGCGCGCGGCTGGTGACCTTCGACGAGGTCTACGTCGCCTACCGCGAACAGATGATCGCCCTGCACGACGGCGGGGTGGACATGTTCCTGATCGAGACCATCACCGACACGCTCAACTGCAAGGCCGCCATCAAGGTGATCCTGGACATGGAGGATGAGGGCTACGAGCCCCTGCCGATCTGGATCTCCGGAACCATCACCGACCGGTCGGGCCGCACGCTATCGGGCCAGACGGTGGAGGCTTTCTGGAACTCGGTGAAGCACGCCAAGCCCTTCGCCATCGGCCTGAACTGCGCGCTGGGCGCCGACCTGATGCGGCCGCACATCGCCGAGCTCAGCCGCGTCGCCGACACCCTGGTGAGCGCCTATCCCAACGCCGGCCTGCCCAACGCCTTTGGCGAGTACGACGAGGAGGCCCACCAGACGGCGCACGAGCTGCACGAGTGGGCGTCGCGCGGCCTGGTCAACATCCTGGGCGGCTGCTGCGGCACCACGCCCGACCACATTCGCCACGTCGCCGAGGCGGTGAAGGGTGTTAAGCCCCGGCAGATTCCGGAACGCCCCAAGGCCATGCGGCTGGCCGGGCTGGAGCCCTTCGAACTGGCGTAA
- the metF gene encoding methylenetetrahydrofolate reductase [NAD(P)H], translating to MSPLETALGPVARAGAGLAKRPSVSFEFSPPKGPKSEESLWEAIRRLEPLNPSFVSVTYGAGGSTRDRTHRTVVRMLHETTLRPAAHLTCVEASRAEVDEVIQDYWDAGIRHIVALRGDPPGSLGGAYTPRADGYQNATELTAGIRAIGDFDVSVGVYPQIHPESPSVDHDIDVLKAKIDAGATRAISNFFFDIDGYLRFVEKIRKAGVTIPILPGVMPVSGYEGLKNMSQRIGVTLPGWLGNLFEGLDDDVETRKLLACSVAAEMCARLVEEGFSDLHFYTLNRADLVYAICRVLGVREEPTEKAA from the coding sequence ATGAGTCCGCTGGAAACCGCGCTGGGACCGGTGGCGCGCGCCGGCGCCGGCCTGGCCAAGCGCCCCTCCGTCTCCTTCGAATTTTCGCCGCCCAAGGGGCCCAAGAGCGAGGAGAGCCTGTGGGAGGCCATCCGGCGGCTCGAGCCCCTGAACCCATCCTTCGTGTCGGTGACCTATGGCGCCGGCGGTTCGACCCGGGACCGCACCCACCGCACGGTGGTCCGGATGCTGCACGAGACCACCCTGCGCCCCGCCGCCCACCTGACCTGCGTGGAAGCCTCCCGCGCCGAGGTGGACGAGGTGATCCAGGACTATTGGGACGCGGGGATCCGGCACATCGTGGCCCTGCGCGGCGACCCGCCGGGATCGCTGGGCGGAGCCTATACGCCCCGCGCCGATGGCTATCAGAACGCCACGGAGCTGACCGCCGGCATCCGTGCGATCGGCGACTTCGACGTCAGCGTCGGGGTCTATCCGCAGATCCACCCGGAAAGCCCGTCGGTGGACCATGACATCGACGTGCTGAAAGCCAAGATCGACGCCGGGGCCACCCGGGCGATCAGCAACTTCTTCTTCGACATCGACGGCTACCTGCGGTTCGTCGAGAAGATCCGCAAGGCTGGCGTCACCATCCCGATCCTGCCGGGCGTCATGCCGGTGAGCGGCTATGAGGGGCTGAAGAACATGTCCCAGCGCATCGGCGTCACCTTGCCGGGCTGGCTGGGCAATCTGTTCGAGGGGCTCGACGACGACGTCGAGACCCGCAAGCTGCTCGCCTGCTCCGTCGCCGCCGAGATGTGCGCGCGGCTGGTGGAGGAGGGGTTCTCAGACCTGCATTTCTATACCCTGAACAGGGCCGACCTCGTTTACGCCATCTGCCGGGTGCTGGGCGTGCGGGAAGAGCCGACGGAGAAAGCCGCATGA
- a CDS encoding metalloregulator ArsR/SmtB family transcription factor, translating to MEVLRAAGEPTRLRILALLSHEELAVLELCKVLDQSQPRVSRHLKLLAEAGLVERFPDGAWVFYRLVAGGLARRLADETLAVVDLADPILARDAERLQAVRAERSTEAGEYFARNAARWDEIRSLYVSETDVEAAVLEAAGPGPFKRLVDLGSGTGRMLTLLGPHAQAAVGLDLSQQMLNIARRHVADAGLERCELRHGDIFGTRLPGQSADLVVVHQVLHYLGDPAAAVREAARLVAEDGRLIIVDFAPHSLEFLREQHQHRRLGFAEAEMERWLNEAGLTKVRAAALPPARGEGLTVKIWTAERVRKAVRSAA from the coding sequence GTGGAAGTGTTGCGCGCGGCGGGCGAACCGACCCGCCTGCGCATCCTCGCCCTGCTGTCCCACGAGGAACTGGCGGTCCTGGAGCTGTGCAAGGTTCTGGACCAGAGCCAGCCCCGTGTCTCGCGGCACCTGAAGCTGCTGGCCGAGGCCGGTCTGGTGGAGCGGTTCCCGGACGGGGCCTGGGTCTTCTACCGCCTGGTGGCCGGCGGCCTGGCGCGTCGGCTGGCCGACGAGACCTTGGCGGTGGTGGACCTCGCAGACCCCATCCTGGCCCGCGACGCCGAGCGGCTGCAGGCCGTGCGCGCCGAACGCTCCACGGAGGCCGGGGAATACTTCGCCCGCAACGCCGCGCGCTGGGACGAGATCCGCTCGCTCTACGTGTCGGAGACCGACGTCGAGGCCGCGGTTCTGGAGGCCGCCGGCCCCGGACCCTTCAAGCGTCTGGTGGACCTGGGTTCCGGCACCGGCCGCATGCTGACCCTGCTGGGGCCGCATGCCCAAGCCGCCGTTGGGCTGGATCTGTCGCAGCAGATGCTGAACATCGCGCGCCGGCATGTCGCCGACGCCGGACTGGAGCGCTGCGAGCTGCGCCACGGGGACATCTTCGGCACCCGCCTGCCGGGCCAGAGCGCCGATCTGGTGGTGGTCCACCAGGTGCTGCACTATCTGGGCGATCCCGCCGCCGCCGTGCGCGAAGCCGCGCGACTGGTGGCCGAGGACGGCCGACTGATCATTGTCGACTTTGCGCCCCACAGCCTGGAGTTCCTGCGCGAGCAGCACCAGCACCGCCGCCTCGGTTTCGCCGAGGCCGAGATGGAGCGGTGGCTGAACGAGGCGGGCCTGACCAAGGTCCGCGCCGCCGCCCTGCCGCCCGCCCGGGGCGAGGGTCTGACCGTCAAGATCTGGACCGCCGAGCGCGTCCGAAAAGCTGTAAGGAGCGCCGCATGA
- a CDS encoding VOC family protein, giving the protein MAKVLGIGGVFFKTSDPAAVAAWYHRVLGFGGGPWPGAMWPHGDKGYTLWSPFKADTTYFEPSASPFMINFIVDDMDGVLARAAAEGVEPTGRDDSDPNGRFAWLMDPAGLKIELWEPAVAPPEA; this is encoded by the coding sequence ATGGCCAAAGTCCTTGGAATCGGTGGGGTTTTCTTCAAAACCTCAGACCCCGCCGCCGTGGCCGCCTGGTACCATCGGGTGCTGGGATTCGGCGGCGGCCCGTGGCCGGGCGCCATGTGGCCGCACGGGGACAAGGGCTACACCCTCTGGTCGCCGTTCAAGGCCGACACCACATATTTCGAGCCCTCGGCCTCGCCGTTCATGATCAATTTCATCGTCGATGATATGGACGGGGTGCTGGCCCGCGCCGCCGCCGAAGGGGTTGAACCCACCGGTCGCGACGACTCCGATCCCAACGGGCGCTTCGCCTGGCTGATGGATCCGGCTGGTCTGAAGATCGAACTCTGGGAGCCGGCGGTCGCCCCTCCCGAGGCTTGA
- a CDS encoding 2-hydroxyacid dehydrogenase — protein sequence MPHTVLISHPMLSLMQARLEAKGYRVVRRWEMADGEAQAVDAIVHAGEIYLTADFLESLTNLKLIANVSVGYDGVDVPWCRARGIEVSHADGLNAEDVADHALGLLIGGWRNIVAGDRMLRAGRWNHDRLEIGPGLKGQRVGIMGLGHIGVAVARRVEAFGMTVAWWGPNEKPGAAWPRAESLLALAQDSDILVVACRADVSNRQAVNAEVIEAVGPKGMIVNVARGSVIDEDALIAALKAGRLGRAGLDVFATEPTPAERWEGVPNTVLTPHSAGGTVDSLPSMIGQTFENLRRHFAGEALLSPVA from the coding sequence ATGCCCCACACCGTGCTGATCTCCCACCCCATGCTGTCGCTCATGCAGGCGAGGCTGGAGGCGAAGGGCTACCGGGTCGTGCGGCGCTGGGAGATGGCCGACGGGGAGGCCCAGGCGGTGGACGCCATCGTCCATGCCGGCGAGATCTACCTGACCGCCGACTTTCTGGAGAGCCTGACCAACCTCAAGCTGATCGCCAATGTCAGCGTCGGCTATGACGGGGTCGACGTGCCCTGGTGCCGGGCGCGGGGGATCGAAGTGTCCCACGCCGACGGGCTGAACGCCGAGGACGTGGCCGACCATGCGCTGGGCCTGCTGATCGGCGGCTGGCGCAACATCGTGGCCGGCGACCGGATGCTGCGGGCGGGGCGCTGGAACCATGACCGCCTGGAGATCGGGCCGGGGCTGAAGGGCCAGCGCGTGGGGATCATGGGGCTGGGCCATATCGGCGTGGCGGTGGCCAGGCGGGTGGAGGCCTTCGGCATGACGGTGGCCTGGTGGGGACCCAACGAAAAGCCGGGCGCCGCCTGGCCCCGGGCCGAGAGCCTGCTGGCGCTCGCCCAGGACAGCGACATCCTGGTGGTGGCCTGCCGCGCCGATGTGTCCAACCGCCAGGCGGTGAACGCCGAGGTGATCGAGGCGGTGGGTCCCAAGGGGATGATCGTCAATGTCGCGCGGGGCTCGGTGATCGACGAGGACGCCCTGATCGCGGCGCTGAAAGCGGGCCGGCTCGGTCGGGCGGGCCTGGATGTGTTCGCCACCGAGCCGACGCCGGCAGAGCGCTGGGAGGGCGTGCCGAACACGGTGCTGACCCCGCACAGCGCCGGGGGCACAGTGGATTCCCTGCCCTCGATGATCGGTCAGACCTTCGAGAACCTGCGCCGCCACTTCGCCGGCGAGGCCCTGCTGAGTCCGGTCGCCTAG
- a CDS encoding aspartate aminotransferase family protein translates to MSADFGDNHPDFAAWWMPFTANRQFKADPRLLTEASGMYYRAADGQEVLDGTSGLWCVNAGHGRAEIAEAVARQLMTLDFAPSFQMGHPIGFEFAQALTKIAPAGLDRVFFTNSGSESVDTALKIAMAYHRARGEGQRVKLIGREKGYHGVGFGGLSVGGLVNNRRSFVTLPGVDHLPSTYDLARNAFSRGLPVHGAEKADALEGLIALHGAETIAAVIVEPVAGSAGVLPPPVGYLARLREICDRHGILLIFDEVITGFGRVGAAFASQAFGVTPDIMTTAKGLTNGVIPMGAVFVRRAVHDAVVQGPEGAIEFFHGYTYSGHPVACAAGLAVLEIYAREELFGRVAALAPLWEAALHALRAAPHVIDIRNVGLMGAIELSPRDGAPGARGYEVLVSALKAGLLVRATGDTIALSPPLIISQAEIDKLTGILGGVLAAIA, encoded by the coding sequence ATGAGCGCCGACTTCGGAGACAACCACCCGGATTTCGCGGCGTGGTGGATGCCGTTCACCGCCAACCGGCAGTTCAAGGCCGATCCGCGGCTGCTGACGGAGGCCAGCGGCATGTACTACCGCGCCGCGGACGGGCAGGAGGTGCTGGACGGGACCTCGGGCCTGTGGTGCGTCAACGCCGGCCACGGGCGGGCGGAGATCGCCGAGGCGGTGGCCCGCCAGCTGATGACGCTGGATTTCGCGCCCTCGTTCCAGATGGGCCATCCGATCGGGTTCGAGTTCGCGCAAGCCCTGACGAAGATCGCGCCGGCCGGCCTGGACCGGGTGTTCTTCACCAACTCTGGCTCGGAGTCGGTGGACACCGCGCTGAAGATCGCCATGGCCTATCACCGGGCGCGCGGTGAGGGGCAGCGGGTCAAGCTGATCGGGCGGGAGAAGGGATATCACGGGGTGGGCTTCGGTGGCCTGTCGGTGGGTGGGCTGGTGAACAACCGGCGCAGCTTCGTCACCCTGCCAGGGGTGGACCACCTGCCGTCGACCTATGACCTGGCGCGCAACGCCTTCTCGCGCGGCCTGCCGGTCCATGGGGCGGAAAAGGCCGACGCCCTGGAGGGGCTGATCGCCCTGCACGGGGCCGAGACCATCGCCGCGGTGATCGTCGAGCCGGTGGCGGGGTCGGCCGGCGTGCTGCCGCCGCCGGTGGGCTATCTGGCGCGCCTGAGGGAGATCTGCGACCGGCACGGCATCCTGCTGATCTTCGACGAGGTGATCACCGGGTTCGGGCGGGTCGGCGCGGCCTTCGCGTCCCAGGCCTTCGGGGTGACGCCGGACATCATGACCACGGCCAAGGGCCTGACCAACGGGGTCATTCCCATGGGGGCGGTGTTCGTGCGCCGTGCGGTGCACGACGCGGTGGTGCAGGGTCCGGAGGGCGCGATCGAGTTCTTCCACGGCTACACCTATTCCGGCCATCCCGTGGCCTGCGCGGCTGGGCTGGCGGTGCTGGAGATCTATGCCCGAGAGGAGCTGTTCGGCCGGGTCGCGGCCCTCGCGCCGCTGTGGGAGGCGGCGCTGCACGCGCTGCGCGCCGCGCCCCACGTCATCGACATCCGCAATGTGGGCCTGATGGGCGCCATCGAGCTGTCGCCCCGCGACGGAGCGCCCGGCGCGCGGGGCTATGAGGTGCTGGTGAGCGCGCTGAAGGCGGGCCTGCTGGTGCGGGCCACGGGGGACACCATCGCGCTGTCGCCGCCGCTGATCATCTCGCAGGCGGAGATCGACAAGCTGACCGGGATCCTGGGCGGCGTGCTGGCGGCGATCGCCTGA
- a CDS encoding aldo/keto reductase → MQTHRLGKSAIVVSKICMGTMTFGSQVDEAESHRILDKSLEAGINFFDAAENYPVPPSEEWAGRTEEIVGRWLKTKRRDEVILATKVCGPSHGWIKGAQRAGMTALDRHNITRAVEASLKRLGTDYIDLYQTHWPDHGVAYDETMETLDELIREGKVRTIGCSNETTWGLMKSVATSDRLGVARYQTIQNNFSLNNRRFEDELAQACRQEGVSLIPFSPLAGGVLSGKYQGGATPEGARFSRYIALGGRQAVMAQRFVNEKSLASTERFAAVAAEAGMSPVTLATAWSKQHDFVASTIVGVSKEEQLPDIFAAADVTLSAEVLSKIDAISKEILYPMG, encoded by the coding sequence ATGCAGACCCATCGCCTCGGCAAGAGCGCCATCGTCGTCTCCAAGATCTGCATGGGGACCATGACCTTCGGCTCCCAGGTGGATGAGGCGGAGTCCCACCGCATCCTCGACAAGTCGCTGGAGGCCGGGATCAACTTCTTCGACGCCGCCGAGAATTATCCGGTGCCGCCCAGCGAGGAATGGGCCGGTCGCACCGAAGAAATCGTCGGCCGCTGGCTGAAAACCAAGCGCCGCGACGAGGTGATCCTCGCCACCAAGGTCTGCGGCCCCAGCCACGGCTGGATCAAGGGCGCCCAGCGGGCCGGCATGACCGCGCTCGACCGCCACAACATCACCCGCGCCGTCGAGGCCAGCCTCAAGCGCCTGGGCACCGACTATATCGACCTCTACCAGACCCACTGGCCCGACCACGGCGTCGCCTATGACGAGACGATGGAGACCCTCGACGAGCTGATCCGCGAGGGCAAGGTGCGCACCATCGGCTGCAGCAACGAGACCACCTGGGGCCTGATGAAGAGCGTGGCGACCTCCGACCGCCTCGGCGTCGCCCGCTACCAGACCATCCAGAACAATTTCAGCCTCAACAACCGCCGCTTTGAGGACGAGCTGGCTCAGGCCTGTCGCCAGGAGGGCGTCAGCCTGATCCCCTTCTCGCCCCTGGCCGGCGGCGTGCTCTCGGGCAAGTACCAGGGCGGGGCGACCCCGGAGGGCGCGCGCTTCTCCCGCTACATCGCGCTCGGCGGCCGCCAGGCGGTGATGGCCCAGCGCTTCGTCAACGAGAAGTCCCTGGCCTCCACCGAACGCTTCGCCGCCGTCGCCGCCGAGGCCGGGATGTCGCCTGTCACCCTGGCCACCGCCTGGAGCAAGCAGCACGACTTCGTCGCCTCCACCATCGTCGGCGTCTCCAAGGAAGAGCAACTCCCCGACATCTTCGCCGCCGCCGACGTCACCTTGTCGGCCGAAGTGCTGTCGAAGATCGACGCCATCTCCAAGGAAATCCTCTACCCGATGGGCTGA